In Oscillatoria acuminata PCC 6304, a single window of DNA contains:
- a CDS encoding glycosyltransferase codes for MKIAFMLGKFPALSETYILNQITGLVSRGHEVDIYADEPGETSKVHPDVESYNLLDKTRYAPLPAKKVFRTVKGAKILLAHGYKSPMTLLRSLNLFKYNYFKHRDQGYFLRLLYSAIPLLDRPAYDIIHCHFAPYGLRGVLLREIGAIQGKIITTFHGFDVNLYPRQTHPNIYQDLFQKGDLYTANTPYTASKAVSLGCPPDKILTLPMGINLSHYRFRPPTLEQGESVKIITVARLVEKKGIEYSIQAVAKVLEHHPHLEYQIVGDGPLREPLKHLIGELGIAEKVQLLGWKTQEELFHLYNSSHIFLLSSVTAADGDQEGQGLVLQEAQARGLPVLSTLHNGIPEGILEGKSGFLVPERDVDALAEKLSYLVENPEVWPQMGKAGRTYMEEGYDINKLNDRLVEIYQQLLGSS; via the coding sequence ATGAAAATTGCCTTCATGCTTGGCAAATTTCCCGCTTTATCTGAAACCTATATTTTAAATCAAATTACCGGCTTAGTTTCCCGAGGACATGAAGTAGATATTTATGCCGATGAACCCGGCGAAACGTCGAAAGTTCATCCGGACGTCGAGAGTTACAACTTGCTGGATAAAACCCGCTATGCTCCCCTGCCAGCTAAAAAAGTGTTCCGGACAGTGAAAGGAGCAAAAATACTGCTTGCTCATGGCTACAAATCACCCATGACCTTGCTACGATCGCTAAATTTATTTAAGTACAATTACTTCAAGCATCGAGACCAAGGCTACTTTTTAAGGCTCTTATATTCTGCCATCCCTCTTTTAGATCGACCCGCTTATGATATTATCCATTGCCACTTTGCACCCTACGGACTGCGAGGAGTATTATTGCGGGAAATTGGGGCAATTCAGGGAAAAATTATCACAACCTTTCATGGTTTCGACGTGAATCTTTATCCCCGTCAAACCCATCCCAATATTTATCAAGACTTATTTCAAAAAGGGGACCTCTATACCGCCAATACTCCTTACACAGCAAGTAAAGCTGTATCTTTAGGCTGCCCACCTGACAAAATTCTCACCCTCCCGATGGGCATCAATTTGTCTCATTACAGATTTCGTCCACCCACCCTCGAACAAGGGGAGTCCGTGAAAATCATCACCGTCGCTCGACTCGTAGAAAAAAAAGGTATTGAGTATTCCATTCAAGCGGTTGCCAAAGTTTTAGAACATCATCCTCACCTAGAATATCAAATTGTTGGAGATGGACCGCTTCGAGAGCCTTTGAAGCATTTGATTGGAGAACTAGGAATTGCTGAAAAAGTTCAGCTTCTCGGATGGAAAACCCAAGAAGAACTATTCCATCTTTATAATTCCTCCCATATTTTCCTATTGTCGAGCGTCACTGCTGCGGATGGAGATCAAGAAGGACAGGGCCTGGTCTTACAAGAAGCCCAGGCGAGGGGCCTGCCCGTCTTGTCTACACTGCACAACGGGATTCCAGAAGGGATTTTAGAAGGAAAATCCGGCTTTTTAGTCCCAGAAAGAGACGTGGACGCACTTGCTGAAAAGTTGAGCTATCTGGTGGAGAATCCGGAAGTTTGGCCCCAAATGGGTAAGGCTGGTCGGACCTACATGGAAGAAGGCTACGATATCAACAAACTCAACGATCGCCTTGTTGAAATCTATCAACAACTATTGGGTTCTAGTTAA
- a CDS encoding class I SAM-dependent methyltransferase, with the protein MSVICPLSGTSNVKFLEELNSQTLISMYKKIFQVDISNELSGIDKIQIYQASESDLIFFYPPIAGGEGFYEQLQKFDWYYMDEKPEYDFAKQFIKKSDLILEIGCGKGAFSKKVSSTHYVGLEFSRKAKEIAEQQGTLVLNESIQQHSLENSDKYDVVCAFQVLEHIPELNSFIEGSIRAIKPGGLLIYSVPSADSFLSLISNDLLNMPPHHVSFWSDKSLIYLGEKFDLNLVSIQHEKLSDFHKEWWTSSLVINSLQAALKQETKWLNDSIQYKILQKISGIVGKFLAKGMNDERGLPYGHSVTVVYQKQVPVSSL; encoded by the coding sequence ATGAGTGTAATCTGTCCACTAAGCGGTACTTCTAACGTTAAATTTTTGGAAGAATTGAATTCCCAAACTTTAATTTCAATGTATAAAAAAATTTTTCAAGTTGATATTTCAAACGAATTGTCTGGAATTGACAAAATACAAATTTACCAGGCATCCGAGTCAGATTTAATATTTTTTTATCCCCCCATTGCAGGTGGTGAAGGGTTTTATGAGCAATTACAAAAATTCGATTGGTACTATATGGATGAAAAGCCCGAATACGATTTTGCCAAGCAATTCATAAAGAAATCAGATTTAATTCTAGAGATAGGATGTGGAAAAGGGGCTTTTTCTAAGAAAGTATCGAGCACTCATTATGTCGGGCTGGAATTTAGCCGGAAAGCCAAAGAAATTGCCGAACAGCAGGGAACGTTAGTTCTAAATGAGTCTATCCAACAACATTCCTTAGAAAATTCTGACAAATATGATGTAGTTTGTGCCTTCCAAGTTCTCGAACATATTCCTGAACTAAATTCATTTATAGAAGGTTCTATTAGAGCCATCAAACCAGGGGGACTATTAATTTATTCAGTCCCCAGTGCTGATTCATTTTTATCTTTAATCAGTAATGATTTGCTCAATATGCCACCGCATCATGTTAGTTTTTGGTCGGATAAATCCCTGATATATTTAGGAGAAAAATTTGATTTAAACTTAGTCAGTATCCAGCATGAAAAATTGTCAGATTTCCATAAAGAGTGGTGGACTTCTTCTTTGGTTATCAATAGCCTACAGGCGGCGTTAAAACAAGAAACTAAGTGGTTAAATGACTCCATTCAATACAAAATTTTGCAAAAGATATCGGGAATTGTTGGTAAATTTTTAGCCAAAGGGATGAATGATGAAAGAGGTTTACCTTATGGTCATTCAGTCACTGTTGTTTATCAAAAACAAGTACCTGTTTCCTCCCTTTGA
- a CDS encoding class I SAM-dependent methyltransferase, producing MKKMVQASYLIRQTFKNTYDKYLLKGDNFYCPLCDTGYKLFLSAGVIPRKNARCPGCNSLERHRLLWLVLETLWESKQIAKGGFLLHVAPEFSLAKKLKKSYEYLSVDLDGNLAMQSMDITDINLPDETFDAIIANHVMEHIVNDFKALQELYRVLKPGGWASIQVPLRGEITQEDFSITDPKQREKLYGQSDHVRQYGYDFKERLTNVGFKVLVFKKESFDSKTIEKISVECENEVWICRKLEASH from the coding sequence ATGAAAAAAATGGTACAGGCTTCTTATTTGATTAGGCAAACATTTAAAAATACTTATGATAAATACTTATTAAAAGGTGATAATTTCTACTGCCCTCTATGCGATACAGGTTATAAATTATTTTTATCAGCTGGCGTTATTCCCCGCAAAAATGCCAGATGCCCAGGTTGTAATTCATTAGAAAGGCATCGTTTACTTTGGTTGGTACTTGAAACTCTTTGGGAGTCCAAGCAAATTGCTAAAGGAGGCTTTTTACTTCATGTTGCACCTGAGTTTTCACTTGCTAAGAAATTAAAGAAAAGTTATGAATATTTATCAGTGGATTTGGATGGAAATCTTGCTATGCAGTCAATGGATATTACAGATATTAATCTGCCTGATGAAACCTTTGATGCAATCATTGCAAACCATGTAATGGAACATATTGTCAACGATTTCAAAGCTTTACAAGAACTTTACCGTGTGCTTAAACCAGGAGGTTGGGCAAGCATCCAAGTTCCTTTAAGGGGAGAGATAACTCAAGAGGACTTCTCCATTACAGACCCTAAACAAAGAGAGAAATTATATGGACAGAGTGACCATGTTCGTCAATATGGGTACGACTTTAAGGAACGCTTAACAAATGTAGGATTTAAAGTTTTAGTTTTTAAAAAAGAAAGTTTTGATTCTAAAACTATTGAAAAAATATCAGTTGAATGTGAAAATGAAGTTTGGATTTGCAGGAAACTGGAAGCATCCCATTAA
- a CDS encoding lipopolysaccharide biosynthesis protein, whose product MSDPIRPTPKADDPQRYFCTDHLDADLKDRSIRSGVVTAIAQASKFILLMGSNIVLARLLVPEDYGLLAMVMTVTSFVAMFKDMGLSTATIQQANITHNQVSNLFWINVVLGFGIGLLNALVSPIVAWFYQEPRLIGITIVLGIGFVFSGLTVQHQALLRRQMRFGILAAIEVTALATGIGSAIVLALYDTGYWALVMLNVVTDVLLCAGVWLGCSWRPGLPVRQSGVGSMLAFGGNLTGFNFFNFFSRNLDNVLIGWRWGAEPLGLYAKAYQLLLLPIQQINAPMTMVALPALSRLQSDPARYRSYYCKGIRLMVSFGMPVVAFLLVVADKVIEILLGEQWLEIIPIFRLLGPSAFLGTLNMSMGWVYLSLGRTDRMLRWTLVASPLTILSFLIGLPGGPQGVALSYSIFFTLLLVPGIMYCYQGSPLQLRDLGRAIARPTVASIGAALTLAGINLFLPSLNLFADLLRDCVLYGLFYILLWLAPPNGTEAVLEMVRIPQTLFSKKPQ is encoded by the coding sequence TTGTCAGATCCTATAAGACCAACTCCCAAAGCTGACGATCCGCAAAGATATTTCTGCACCGACCATTTAGATGCTGATCTCAAGGATCGCTCGATTCGCAGTGGCGTAGTAACAGCGATCGCCCAGGCCAGCAAGTTTATTTTATTGATGGGTTCAAATATTGTTCTTGCCCGCTTGCTTGTGCCGGAAGACTATGGTTTGCTTGCTATGGTGATGACTGTGACTTCTTTCGTCGCCATGTTCAAAGATATGGGTTTATCCACAGCAACTATCCAACAGGCCAACATTACCCATAATCAGGTCAGTAACCTATTTTGGATCAATGTTGTGCTTGGGTTCGGGATTGGGTTGCTCAACGCCCTGGTATCACCTATCGTAGCTTGGTTTTATCAGGAGCCTCGCCTCATCGGGATTACTATTGTCCTAGGGATTGGATTTGTGTTTAGTGGGCTGACCGTACAACACCAAGCTCTATTAAGAAGGCAGATGCGCTTTGGGATTCTAGCTGCTATAGAGGTTACAGCTTTAGCTACTGGGATTGGTTCGGCGATCGTTTTGGCCTTGTATGATACTGGCTATTGGGCTCTGGTTATGCTTAATGTCGTGACAGATGTTCTCCTCTGTGCGGGAGTCTGGTTGGGATGTAGTTGGCGTCCGGGTCTTCCGGTGCGGCAATCTGGTGTAGGTTCGATGTTAGCGTTTGGGGGAAACCTCACGGGTTTTAACTTTTTTAATTTCTTTAGCCGTAATTTAGATAACGTACTCATTGGGTGGCGCTGGGGGGCAGAACCCCTGGGACTCTATGCTAAAGCTTATCAATTACTACTACTGCCGATCCAGCAGATCAACGCCCCCATGACAATGGTGGCGCTTCCCGCCTTGTCTCGCTTACAATCTGACCCAGCGCGCTATCGGTCCTATTACTGCAAAGGAATCAGGTTGATGGTATCCTTCGGTATGCCAGTGGTAGCCTTTCTATTAGTTGTCGCAGATAAGGTAATTGAAATCCTGCTAGGGGAGCAATGGCTAGAGATCATTCCCATTTTTCGGCTGTTAGGTCCTTCTGCTTTCTTAGGCACTCTGAATATGTCAATGGGATGGGTCTATCTTTCCTTAGGGCGAACGGATCGAATGCTGCGTTGGACTCTAGTGGCCTCACCTTTGACGATATTGAGTTTTCTGATCGGGCTCCCTGGAGGGCCTCAAGGTGTAGCCCTTTCTTATAGCATATTCTTTACGCTCTTGCTTGTTCCTGGCATTATGTATTGCTATCAGGGTTCGCCACTACAACTGCGGGATTTAGGTCGAGCGATCGCTCGACCTACTGTAGCCTCCATCGGCGCTGCTTTAACACTAGCCGGAATTAACCTGTTCCTCCCTAGCCTAAATCTGTTCGCTGATCTATTAAGAGATTGCGTATTGTACGGATTGTTTTACATTCTCCTCTGGTTAGCTCCCCCCAATGGCACTGAGGCCGTACTAGAGATGGTAAGGATCCCTCAAACTCTCTTTTCTAAAAAGCCACAGTAA
- a CDS encoding SLBB domain-containing protein, with protein MVITASSQVEAQVTPTGQSPGSANLNPGSLPATSSYIMGGGDLIRIDNFQIPEYSGEYLLPPDGVINLPEVGSVSLQGLTLEQANDRITALYNQILRRPRIAVKLLRPRALTIVVAGEVNTPGSYIISREDQRFPGLRAPTVTDVIELAGGVTQEADMTVVEVRRTQGGNAEQVIRIDLWQFLQQGSREQNISLLDGDTIIVPTAANVSMIQSREVATSSLAIDLAAPRTVAVVGEVTQPGVYVVLGGDIESIRVPSGLPTVTRALELAGGTTLTADISQIQVRRPTRTGGERIFDVDLWQLLQNGDLSQDLILQDGDTIIIPTAREVNPQLAQQLGSAKFGMDLTTPRTVVVVGEVNRPGSYIVFGGEAPANRTPVGLPTVTRAIQLAGGITPDADLRRIQIRRPTQTGGQQVFTANLWQLLQVGDFSQDQILQEGDTIFIPTASEISTAEAQTLASASIAPANIQVYVVGPTGDPRFFTPTALEVSSSTSLNQALFAAGGLDNPRAQGTSVELIRLKPNGTVSQKIVTLDFSAQINDVTNPLLRNNDIIVVSRSGATRFSDGLQNALGSIVTLRQVFEGPMQALRFLEMLGIIRLPEE; from the coding sequence ATGGTGATCACGGCTTCATCTCAGGTGGAGGCTCAAGTAACCCCCACTGGACAGTCACCGGGCTCTGCTAACTTAAATCCGGGCAGCCTGCCAGCAACTTCTTCTTACATTATGGGAGGAGGAGACTTGATTCGCATTGATAACTTTCAAATTCCCGAATACAGTGGAGAATACCTGCTTCCGCCAGACGGTGTGATCAACTTGCCCGAAGTGGGCAGTGTTTCTCTCCAGGGATTAACATTAGAACAGGCTAATGACAGGATTACAGCCCTGTACAATCAGATCCTTCGACGACCCCGAATAGCAGTCAAGCTTCTGAGACCTCGCGCCCTAACAATTGTAGTTGCCGGTGAGGTGAATACCCCAGGCTCCTACATCATTTCCAGGGAAGATCAAAGATTTCCTGGCTTGCGCGCTCCAACCGTAACAGATGTTATTGAACTCGCTGGGGGAGTCACCCAAGAGGCTGACATGACTGTAGTTGAAGTTCGTCGAACTCAAGGAGGGAATGCAGAGCAAGTCATCCGCATCGACCTATGGCAATTTTTGCAGCAAGGATCTCGTGAACAAAACATCTCATTGCTAGATGGAGATACGATCATAGTGCCTACAGCAGCAAATGTCTCTATGATTCAAAGCCGAGAAGTTGCTACTTCTAGCTTGGCTATAGATTTAGCGGCACCCCGTACTGTTGCTGTAGTGGGAGAAGTGACTCAGCCTGGAGTCTATGTGGTACTAGGAGGAGACATAGAATCAATCCGAGTCCCTTCAGGACTTCCCACGGTGACACGAGCCCTCGAACTCGCTGGGGGAACGACATTAACGGCAGATATTAGTCAAATTCAAGTTCGTCGTCCTACTAGAACAGGAGGTGAACGAATCTTTGATGTGGACCTATGGCAGTTATTGCAAAATGGGGATCTTTCTCAAGATTTGATCTTGCAGGACGGAGATACGATCATTATTCCCACTGCTCGTGAAGTAAACCCGCAGCTAGCACAGCAGTTAGGATCAGCTAAATTTGGAATGGACTTGACTACACCGCGCACTGTCGTGGTCGTAGGTGAAGTGAACCGTCCAGGCTCCTACATTGTTTTCGGTGGAGAAGCACCCGCCAACCGAACTCCGGTAGGATTGCCTACCGTCACTCGCGCCATTCAACTAGCTGGTGGCATCACACCCGATGCAGATCTGCGCCGGATTCAGATACGCCGCCCGACCCAAACCGGAGGACAACAAGTTTTTACAGCTAACCTCTGGCAACTCTTGCAAGTAGGAGATTTTAGTCAAGATCAGATTTTGCAAGAGGGAGATACTATTTTTATTCCCACGGCGAGCGAAATCAGTACGGCAGAAGCCCAAACTCTAGCAAGCGCGAGTATTGCTCCAGCTAATATTCAAGTTTATGTAGTGGGACCTACCGGAGATCCAAGATTTTTTACGCCAACTGCTTTAGAGGTGTCATCTAGTACCTCCTTGAATCAAGCCCTATTTGCCGCAGGAGGACTAGATAATCCTCGGGCACAAGGGACTTCGGTAGAGTTGATTCGTCTGAAACCTAATGGCACTGTTTCTCAAAAAATAGTCACCCTTGACTTTTCAGCACAAATCAATGATGTGACTAATCCCCTCCTGCGAAATAATGATATTATTGTAGTCAGTCGCTCTGGTGCCACACGTTTTTCCGATGGGTTGCAAAATGCCCTAGGCTCTATTGTTACTTTAAGACAAGTGTTTGAAGGTCCTATGCAAGCTTTGAGATTTCTAGAAATGTTAGGGATTATTCGTTTACCGGAAGAATAA